One stretch of Erpetoichthys calabaricus chromosome 14, fErpCal1.3, whole genome shotgun sequence DNA includes these proteins:
- the tekt3 gene encoding tektin-3 — translation MDLLGSTMTATYMRPRSTATNFLPAISTMASSYKTHFPQLALKQSLNVPWRSNTQYKLASIVPGFGSSSRASSELLNTNMKFYPSNRASLFTRYNPDDWHKSNQTNYRESEVARHSAERLRLDTARLIQDKDQMTRRSQDTTSRTIGERVNDIVFWKSELNHEIENMVGEINMLNEAKKRLEKALAETEGPLQVAQECLYYREKRMSIDLVHDEVEKNLLQEVETIKSCQERMRRHLDRANSQLASNRAAQHELEKDMNDKLMAHRIDDKCHQLRNASDGISYHRGVETFEIKSSLPESWAKFTDDNILLSQSERAASAKLRNDIENLLNVTSNEMWSQFNTVNVSFANRLSETADTKNKLQVHLAKTLQEIFQTEMLIEALKKSIRDKESPLKVAQTRLDERTRRPNMELCRDSAHLRLVNEVREINDTIQNLKLRLQEAENTLQMLVNTKVSLEHDLAVKANSLFIDQEKCMGIRKSFPSTPRLVGYT, via the exons ATGGACCTTCTGGGCTCAACTATGACTGCCACCTACATGCGACCCCGATCAACAGCGACTAACTTTCTCCCTGCCATTTCCACGATGGCTTCCAGCTACAAGACCCATTTCCCCCAGCTGGCTCTGAAGCAGAGCCTGAATGTGCCTTGGAGATCCAACACTCAGTACAAACTGGCCTCGATCGTTCCTGGCTTCGGCTCATCATCCAGAGCCAGCTCTGAGCTCCTCAACACCAACATGAAGTTTTATCCATCCAACAGGGCCAGCTTGTTCACCCGTTACAACCCAGACGACTGGCACAAGTCCAACCAGACCAACTACAGGGAGTCAGAAGTGGCCAGGCATAGTGCCGAGAGGCTGCGCCTCGACACGGCCCGGCTTATTCAGGACAAAGACCAGATGACCAGAAGGAGCCAGGACACCACGAGCAGGACCATTGGTGAACGGGTCAATGACATTGTATTCTGGAAATCGGAGCTAAACCATGAGATTGAAAACATGGTGGGTGAGATCAACATGTTGAATGAAGCTAAGAAGAGGCTAGAGAAGGCCCTAGCTGAAACCGAGGGGCCACTACAG GTGGCCCAGGAATGCCTGTACTACAGGGAGAAGAGGATGTCCATTGACCTGGTGCACGACGAAGTTGAGAAGAATCTCCTACAG gaGGTTGAAACCATCAAATCCTGTCAAGAAAGAATGAGACGCCACCTTGACCGCGCCAACTCCCAGCTTGC GTCCAACCGGGCAGCCCAGCATGAACTTGAGAAGGACATGAATGACAAGCTAATGGCTCACCGTATCGACGACAAGTGCCACCAACTGAGAAATGCTTCCGATGGCATCAGTTACCACCGAGGAGTAGAGACTTTCGAAATCAA AAGCTCTTTGCCAGAGTCATGGGCCAAGTTCACGGATGACAATATATTGCTGTCCCAGAGTGAGCGCGCAGCATCTGCCAAGCTTCGCAACGACATTGAGAACCTGCTGAACGTGACCTCCAACGAGATGTGGAGCCAGTTCAACACGGTCAACGTGTCGTTTGCCAACCGCTTATCGGAGACAGCGGACACCAAGAACAAACTGCAGGTCCACTTGGCCAAG ACTCTGCAGGAGATCTTCCAAACTGAAATGCTCATTGAGGCCCTGAAGAAGTCCATCCGTGACAAGGAGAGCCCTTTGAAGGTGGCCCAGACCCGGCTGGATGAGCGCACCAGAAGACCCAACATGGAGTTGTGCAGGGACTCTGCCCACCTTCG GCTAgttaatgaggtccgtgagattAATGACACCATTCAGAACCTGAAGCTCCGACTGCAGGAGGCAGAGAACACACTTCAAATGTTGGTCAACACCAAAGTGTCCCTCGAGCATGACCTTGCCGTCAAGGCCAACTCCCTCTTCATTGACCAAGAAAAATGTATGGGCATCCGTAAGAGCTTCCCCAGCACTCCCCGGCTGGTGGGCTACACATAA